In a single window of the Raphanus sativus cultivar WK10039 chromosome 9, ASM80110v3, whole genome shotgun sequence genome:
- the LOC108823769 gene encoding probable WRKY transcription factor 57: MTDPEDPDLSNDDSAWRRLTAPDSVFFDRDTSNILSDFGWNLHDSSSDHHHNLPFGPGLTPTSGVPPPVATTATPDPIPASPRSSSVAAAASSVVSTSNNPSATSSSSEGPMDNSSTKTPEAPKKEKKQAQKRIRQPRFAFMTKSDVDNLEDGYRWRKYGQKAVKNSPFPRSYYRCTNSRCTVKKRVERSSEDPSIVITTYEGQHCHQTIGFPRGGILTAHDPHNFTSHHHHHHPPPPLPNPYYYQDILHQLHRDNTSSPRLPQSTTEDGPDAVSSIHPSEEGLLGDIVPQTMRNP, translated from the exons ATGACTGATCCTGAAGATCCCGATCTGAGCAACGACGACTCCGCTTGGAGACGACTAACAGCTCCAGATTCTGTCTTTTTCGACAGAGACACTTCCAATATCCTCTCTGACTTCGGCTGGAACCTCCACGATTCTTCCTCCGATCATCATCACAATCTCCCTTTCGGTCCCGGTTTAACACCAACCTCCGGTGTCCCACCTCCAGTCGCCACCACAGCAACGCCTGACCCCATTCCAGCTTCTCCCCGTTCCTCATCCGTCGCCGCCGCTGCTTCTTCTGTTGTCTCGACCTCTAATAATCCTTCGGCCACCTCCAGTTCAAGCGAGGGTCCAATGGATAACTCATCAACGAAAACACCGGAGGCACC aaagaaggagaagaagcaggcTCAGAAGCGGATCCGGCAACCACGATTCGCATTCATGACCAAGAGTGATGTAGATAATCTTGAAGATGGATATCGATGGCGTAAGTATGGACAGAAAGCTGTCAAAAATAGCCCATTTCCAAG GAGCTACTATAGATGCACGAACAGCAGATGCACGGTGAAGAAGAGAGTGGAACGATCATCTGAAGATCCATCGATAGTAATCACAACATACGAAGGACAACATTGTCACCAAACTATTGGATTCCCTCGTGGCGGAATCCTCACAGCTCATGACCCACATAATTTCACatcccatcatcatcatcatcatcccccTCCTCCATTGCCAAATCCTTATTACTACCAAGACATCCTTCATCAGCTTCACAGAGACAATACATCTTCACCCCGATTACCCCAATCTACTACTGAAGATGGACCTGATGCAGTATCGTCTATTCATCCGTCAGAAGAAGGTTTACTTGGTGATATTGTACCTCAAACCATGCGCAATCCTTGA
- the LOC108826236 gene encoding CLAVATA3/ESR (CLE)-related protein 10, whose amino-acid sequence MPTNQSIVSFLIVFFLLSTATAAARNWTNGSHGANGRFQHAYYSYPHRSCQSFSRPYARSMCIELERIHRSSRQPLFSPPPPSPPEIDERYGVDKRLVPSGPNPLHN is encoded by the coding sequence ATGCCGACTAACCAAAGTATCGTCAGTTTCCTCATCGTCTTCTTCCTTCTTTCAACCGCAACAGCAGCGGCAAGAAACTGGACTAACGGATCCCACGGAGCCAACGGGAGGTTTCAACACGCGTACTACTCATATCCTCACCGCTCATGCCAATCTTTCTCTCGTCCCTACGCACGCTCTATGTGCATTGAGCTCGAAAGAATCCACAGAAGCAGCCGACAACCCCttttctctcctcctcctccttctccgcCGGAGATTGACGAAAGATACGGCGTCGACAAAAGACTCGTCCCCTCCGGTCCAAACCCACTTCACAACTGA
- the LOC108823872 gene encoding uncharacterized protein At3g61260, with protein MGPAVELWKETEMGKTRTKYEKLREKIMSWEDKKTKKAKRKLHKTERGVEKTKLKAKQRYSEDNERIESIVSKARANAYERQIKEELKVKQKANLMRTTCLNEDTTN; from the exons ATGGGACCTGCGGTGGAACTATGGAAGGAAACAGAGATGGGCAAAACGAGAACGAA GTACGAGAAGCTAAGGGAGAAGATAATGTCATGGGAGGACAAGAAGACGAAAAAGGCCAAGAGAAAGCTTCATAAAACAGAG AGAGGTGTAGAGAAGACAAAGTTGAAGGCGAAGCAGAGATATAGCGAAGACAACGAACGCATTGAGAGCATAGTTTCGAAGGCAAGAGCAAATGCATATGAGAGACAGATAAAGGAAGAGCTGAAGGTTAAGCAGAAAGCAAACCTCATGAGAACAACTTGTTTAAATGAAGACACAACTAACTAA
- the LOC108823871 gene encoding uncharacterized protein LOC108823871, with protein sequence MWSFASNVIGSIGGLKKDHPPPPQPSHCSDDEDDEVSNVSRDEEEEEQGLDCPICFESFNIVENVPYVLWCGHTLCQNCVFSLRPPVLVTLSGRDVSLPFLVSCPWCQLLSFRVVYDGVLKFPKKNFFLLWMVESLNGDRSRRHGTVSDDNHQYCNNNLIARPPVVVVGRREPSSRQQFSFHKSIDFFISFTSKFPFVVVFLLIVFFAIPGSLVVLALYFLLTILLAVPSGLVLYFAYPILERLVHEITS encoded by the coding sequence ATGTGGAGCTTTGCGTCAAACGTGATTGGCAGCATAGGTGGTCTAAAGAAAGAccaccctcctcctcctcaaccCTCCCATTGCTCAGACGACGAGGACGACGAGGTTTCTAACGTTAGCAgagacgaggaagaagaagaacaaggactAGACTGTCCCATTTGCTTTGAATCATTCAACATCGTCGAGAACGTCCCTTACGTCTTATGGTGCGGCCACACTCTCTGCCAGAACTGCGTCTTCTCCCTCCGCCCTCCTGTCCTCGTGACGCTCTCAGGTCGAGACGTCAGTCTCCCTTTCTTAGTCTCCTGCCCATGGTGTCAGCTTCTTTCCTTCAGGGTTGTCTACGACGGCGTCCTCAAGTTCCCTAAGAAGAATTTCTTCCTTCTCTGGATGGTTGAGTCTCTCAACGGTGACAGGTCCAGAAGACATGGTACTGTTAGTGATGATAACCACCAATACTGCAATAACAATCTGATTGCAAGGCCtcctgttgttgttgttgggaGGAGGGAACCAAGCAGCAGACAGCAGTTCTCGTTCCACAAGTCGATTGatttcttcatctccttcacCTCCAAGTTTCCTTTTGTGGTCGTTTTCCTTTTGATTGTCTTCTTTGCTATACCTGGCAGCCTCGTCGTTCTTGCTCTTTACTTCCTCCTCACCATTCTTCTAGCCGTTCCTTCTGGTTTGGTTCTCTATTTTGCCTACCCTATTCTTGAAAGGTTGGTTCATGAAATAACTTCATGA
- the LOC108823302 gene encoding uncharacterized protein LOC108823302: protein MMYQAVPTATTTTTTSRGGIPTESGDYVVTLDQIPRWSDVVEQQRSFSGGANPLATAAASSSEAAGSSSRNVNGMVSKFPVDHEINSEIYLWRGEPWNLEVDAVVNSTNENLDEAHSSPGLHAAAGPGLAEQCATLGGCRTGMAKVTNAYDLPARRVIHTVGPKYAVKYHTAAENALSHCYRSCLEILIDNGLQSIATDCIYTEAKNYPREPAAHVSIRTVRRFLEKHKDKISAVVFCTTTSSDTEIYKRLLPLYFPRDEHEEEVAISKLPADVGDENGETVIDERKIRIQALPNKPPATDRSFPALVERSATDLALVRRNSNHLDSYLDPTFMSLIKDPDERRKEQWEKTAQAQSGFNFVKLLGFGDLGGPLLSAAEEYSLHSRYLAKANSLNLSEIAEMKIVYRGGVDTEGHPVMVVVGAHFLLRCLDLERFVLYVVKEFEPLIQKPYSIVYFHSAASLQVQPDLGWMKRLQQILGRKHQRNLQAIYVLHPTLQLKATILAMQMFVNNVVWKKVVYADRLLQLFKDVPREQLTIPDFVFQHDLEVNGGKGLIVDPRTKYVYQRP, encoded by the exons ATGATGTATCAGGCCGTTCCCAcggcaacaacaacaacaacaacctctCGCGGTGGAATTCCAACGGAGAGCGGTGATTACGTTGTCACTCTGGATCAGATTCCGAGATGGAGCGATGTTGTTGAGCAGCAGAGGTCTTTTTCAGGTGGCGCAAACCCTTTGGCTACTGCGGCGGCTTCGTCCTCTGAAGCAGCAGGGAGCAGCAGCAGGAATGTGAATGGGATGGTTTCTAAGTTCCCTGTTGATCACGAGATTAACTCCGAGATCTACCTCTGGAGAGGGGAGCCGTGGAACCTCGAGGTTGATGCTGTCGTCAATTCCACCAATGAG AACTTGGATGAGGCACATAGCAGTCCTGGTCTACATGCAGCTGCTGGACCTGGTCTTGCAGAACAATGTGCTACACTG GGTGGATGCAGGACAGGGATGGCGAAAGTAACAAATGCATATGATCTACCAGCGAG GAGGGTTATCCATACAGTAGGACCCAAGTATGCAGTCAAGTATCATACAGCTGCTGAAAACGCTCTAAGTCACTGTTATAGATCTTGCCTGGAGATTCTCATAGACAACGGGCTTCAAAG TATTGCTACGGACTGTATATACACAGAAGCCAAAAACTATCCCCGAGAACCAGCTGCTCATGTTTCCATTA GAACTGTTCGTCGCTTTCTAGAGAAGCATAAAGATAAAATCAGTGCCGTTGTTTTCTGTACCACCACATCCTCTGATACAGAGATATACAAAAG attactTCCTCTTTACTTTCCTCGTGATGAGCACGAGGAGGAGGTTGCCATCTCAAAGCTCCCCGCTGACGTTGGGGATGAAAACGGTGAGACTGTTATAGACGAACGTAAAATCAGAATACAGGCGTTGCCGAATAAACCTCCAGCCACAGACAGGTCTTTTCCAGCTCTAGTTGAGCGCTCTGCCACTGATCTTGCTTTGGTACGAAG GAACTCAAATCATCTTGATTCATATTTGGATCCCACCTTCATGTCATTGATTAAAGATCCAGATGAAAGGCGCAAGGAACAATGGGAGAAGACTGCACAAGCACAGAGTGGATTCAATTTCGTTAAGCTGCTAGGGTTTGGTGATCTTGGGGGACCCCTTCTCTCTGCTGCAGAGGAATACTCACTTCATTCGAGATACCTAGCAAAAGCTAATTCTCTCAACCTTTCGGAAATTGCGGAGATGAAAATTGT gtACCGTGGTGGTGTTGACACCGAGGGTCATCCTGTGATGGTTGTTGTAGGAGCTCACTTTTTGCTGCGATGTCTTGATCTGGAGCGTTTTGTGCTTTATGTTGTAAAG GAATTTGAACCTTTGATACAAAAGCCTTACTCGATTGTCTATTTCCATTCTGCAGCATCTTTACAAGT CCAACCAGATTTGGGATGGATGAAAAGATTACAACAGATACTTGGCCGCAAACACCAGCGCAACCTTCAG GCAATCTATGTACTTCATCCAACTTTACAGTTGAAGGCGACAATCTTAGCAATGCAAATGTTCGTTAACAATGTG GTGTGGAAGAAAGTTGTATACGCGGACCGGCTCCTGCAGCTGTTCAAAGACGTTCCTCGTGAGCAGCTGACAATCCCAGACTTTGTCTTCCA GCATGATCTTGAAGTCAACGGAGGAAAAGGTCTTATCGTTGACCCAAGAACCAAATACGTCTATCAACGGCCATGA
- the LOC108828072 gene encoding LOW QUALITY PROTEIN: putative pentatricopeptide repeat-containing protein At1g69350, mitochondrial (The sequence of the model RefSeq protein was modified relative to this genomic sequence to represent the inferred CDS: inserted 1 base in 1 codon) has protein sequence MTQYMPLFRSCSSLRTLTQLHAHLLVAGRLRHDPLPVTKLIESYTHMGSPDSSRLVFESFPHPDSFMYGVLIKCHVWCHLFDAAIDLYHRLVSEKNTQVSKFVFPSVLRACAGGGGGGVGEKVHGRIVKSGVDGDDVIETSLLCMYGQTGKLSDAVKVFDEMSVRDVVAWSTLVSSFLENGEVVEALRVFKFMVDGCVEPDGVTMISVVEACGEVGCLRIGKSVHGWLTRKMFGFDDETLCNSLVKMYSKCGDXLSAERVFERIVDKNSAVSWTAVISSYNRGGFYDKALRSFREMLEYGVEPSLVTVYSVLSSCGLLKLVREGKSVHGFAVRRELDPSYESLSPALVELYAECGRFSDSEAVLREVGDGNIVSWNSLISLYANKGMVMEALRLFRQMVTRRMRPDSFTLASSISSCVSVRLGKQIHGHVVRTDVSDEFVQNSLIDMYSKNGLVDSAFAVFGQIEDRSVVTWNSMLCGFSQNGNSLEAINLFDYMYSNCLEMNEVTFLAVIQACSSIGSLEKGRWVHHKLILCGLKDLFTETALVDMYAKCGDLNAAETVFKAMSNRSVVSWSSMINAYGMHGRIGSAISTFSQMVESGTEPNEVVFMNVLSACGHSGSVKEGKLYFDSMRGFGVSPNSEHFACFIDLLSRSGDLKEAYRTIKEMPFLADASVWGSLVNGCRIHQRMDIIRAIKKDLSDIVTDDTGYHTLLSNIYAEEGEWEEFRRMRSAMKSLSLKKVPGYSSVEIDQKVYRFGAGEEPCFGTEEIYRFLRNLLQHVTLEADYLQINMS, from the exons ATGACGCAGTACATGCCATTGTTCAGATCATGCTCGAGTTTACGAACACTAACCCAGCTCCACGCCCACCTCCTCGTCGCCGGCCGTCTCCGTCACGACCCTCTTCCCGTAACAAAGCTCATCGAATCCTACACTCACATGGGCTCTCCCGACTCGTCGAGGCTCGTCTTCGAGTCCTTCCCTCACCCCGACTCCTTCATGTACGGCGTCCTCATCAAATGCCACGTCTGGTGCCACCTGTTCGACGCAGCCATCGATCTTTACCACAGGCTGGTCTCGGAGAAGAATACGCAGGTCAGCAAGTTCGTATTCCCCTCTGTTCTGAGGGCTTgcgctggtggtggtggtggtggtgttggtGAGAAAGTCCACGGAAGGATTGTCAAGAGCGGTGTGGACGGTGACGATGTGATAGAGACGTCTCTGTTGTGTATGTATGGTCAGACTGGGAAGTTGAGTGATGCGGtgaaggtgttcgatgaaatgtctgTGAGGGATGTTGTGGCGTGGAGCACTCTTGTTTCCAGCTTTTTGGAGAATGGTGAGGTGGTGGAGGCGTTGAGGGTGTTTAAGTTTATGGTTGATGGTTGTGTGGAGCCGGATGGTGTGACGATGATTAGCGTGGTGGAAGCGTGTGGTGAGGTTGGATGCTTGAGGATTGGTAAATCAGTTCATGGATGGTTAACTAGGAAGATGTTTGGTTTTGATGATGAGACGTTATGCAACTCTCTGGTGAAGATGTATAGTAAGTGTGGGG TTCTTAGCGCGGAGAGAGTCTTTGAGAGGATCGTTGATAAGAACAGCGCTGTTTCTTGGACTGCTGTTATCTCTAGTTACAACCGCGGCGGGTTCTACGACAAGGCGTTGAGGAGTTTCCGCGAGATGTTGGAGTATGGTGTTGAGCCGAGTTTGGTTACGGTTTATAGCGTTTTGAGCTCTTGTGGATTGTTGAAGTTAGTTAGAGAAGGAAAGTCTGTCCATGGTTTTGCAGTCAGACGAGAGCTAGATCCGAGCTACGAGTCTCTTTCTCCCGCCTTGGTCGAGCTGTACGCTGAGTGCGGGAGGTTTAGCGACTCCGAGGCGGTTTTACGTGAGGTTGGTGATGGGAATATCGTGTCGTGGAACTCTCTTATATCTCTATACGCAAACAAAGGTATGGTGATGGAGGCGTTGCGCTTGTTCAGACAGATGGTGACACGGCGGATGAGACCTGACTCGTTCACTTTAGCAAGCTCGATCTCATCATGCGTGAGTGTCCGGCTAGGGAAACAGATTCACGGACATGTTGTAAGGACGGATGTTTCTGACGAGTTTGTGCAGAACTCGTTGATAGACATGTACTCTAAAAACGGACTTGTGGATTCAGCGTTTGCGGTGTTTGGTCAAATCGAAGATAGGAGCGTTGTGACGTGGAACTCAATGCTCTGCGGGTTTTCTCAGAACGGTAACTCCTTGGAAGCGATTAACCTCTTCGACTATATGTATAGTAACTGTCTCGAGATGAATGAAGTTACGTTTTTGGCGGTTATCCAAGCTTGTTCAAGCATAGGTTCGCTGGAGAAAGGGAGATGGGTTCACCACAAGCTTATTCTCTGTGGTTTGAAGGATCTTTTCACCGAGACTGCTCTCGTTGACATGTATGCCAAATGCGGAGATCTCAACGCAGCTGAAACCGTTTTCAAGGCCATGTCGAATAGGAGCGTTGTGTCGTGGAGTAGTATGATCAACGCCTACGGTATGCACGGACGTATCGGTTCGGCTATATCTACGTTCAGTCAGATGGTGGAGTCAGGAACTGAACCTAACGAAGTTGTTTTCATGAACGTTCTCTCTGCTTGTGGTCACTCTGGTTCAGTGAAAGAAGGCAAACTCTACTTCGACTCGATGAGAGGCTTCGGTGTCTCACCAAACTCGGAGCATTTCGCCTGTTTCATCGACCTTTTGAGCCGTTCCGGTGATCTCAAAGAAGCATACAGAACCATCAAGGAGATGCCCTTCCTAGCTGATGCTAGCGTTTGGGGCTCTCTTGTCAACGGATGCAGAATCCATCAGAGAATGGATATCATCAGAGCCATAAAGAAAGATCTTTCGGACATTGTAACCGACGACACGGGGTATCACACGCTCTTGTCCAATATATATGCTGAAGAAGGCGAATGGGAAGAGTTCAGGAGAATGAGATCGGCTATGAAGAGTTTGAGTCTCAAGAAAGTTCCTGGCTACAGCTCGGTCGAGATTGATCAGAAAGTTTACAGATTTGGAGCTGGGGAAGAACCCTGTTTCGGAACAGAGGAGATCTACAGGTTTCTTAGAAATCTTCTTCAGCACGTAACTCTGGAAGCAGATTATTTACAGATCAACATGTCATAA
- the LOC108828070 gene encoding uncharacterized protein LOC108828070, with protein sequence MVHCESFLSSMRDLSQDSNNCSRLPSGDKNHQNGFSMRAPPPEEASYFGHERDFLKQTMLQHEAVFKNQVHELHRLYRTQKSLMDEVKGNNRSEHTPESAIKRDLPAFLLGKSVCGEGSSSQACTVPITKDEEEEEVRPVKVRRRMIDLQLPADEYLDDADHGPSPPQEEAGEKQLGNNASHDLNASSLVMKTPNGLTDLNEPVQCQDDPNSSRDIYSLYGKNIAHSQRQWLERNSSQNGWMVQQVGHGKNIPRENLCVPSSQPVQVLANHAFGYPSTDQRKLLSGEWEAAARQRNPEVSYDSSSVASNAPSLTNGYYRPEPSRTWSHWIPPRENRSSSSSVQKSLPFQTNPFLGFNAQQQARAADSSSELRRRGGGFEGVYQAFSLPPSNLNNGPREDGSLKHQSFESLQGPKRQEWSAGLPWIKPKPPNKNGLTNGGFDLNAAAGSEAVDGNSLRSFSCSNNANLGQVEMANSLSNGKILGYSIPQKRSIRECNSSLNPASVCLKKANTLVNRNFDINLPCDASASEEVVLDKEEGIKAATNMHYIDLNLCATEDESSGLCSKPRVETRANTLIDLEAPPTLESEEEEEGEKKMPEKRDEAGETLDELIKGAAEAIVTLSLSHNTDEAASSTTDAVANDPLSWFVNTIDSCGSDLEKKIDAREGCCREECSSGEFDYFEAMTLNLPLTKEEDYMPTPLVPEHLKFDRTDTVGTTVNRPRRGQARRGRPRRDFQRDVLPGLASLSRLEVTEDLQMFEGLMKATGYNWNSGVARRSSNRGGSSRGRKRLVSNVGRAPVCSSLEQTIDNNNDVQMVGGLEDRSLTGWGNATRRPRRQRCPAGTPPTVVLT encoded by the exons ATGGTTCACTGTGAAAGCTTCTTGTCTTCAATGAGGGATCTCAGCCAAGATTCAAACAATTGCAGCCGGCTGCCGTCGGGAGATAAAAATCATCAGAATGGTTTCTCCATGAGAGCTCCTCCCCCAGAGGAAGCCTCTTACTTTGGACACGAGAGAGATTTTCTGAAGCAAACCATGCTTCAACACGAAGCCGTTTTCAAGAatcag GTTCATGAACTTCACCGTTTGTATAGAACACAAAAGAGCTTGATGGATGAAGTTAAAGGAAACAACCGGTCTGAACATACCCCGGAGAGCGCCATCAAACGCGACCTTCCCGCATTTCTTTTGGGAAAATCGGTGTGTGGTGAAGGAAGCAGCTCCCAAGCTTGCACCGTTCCTATTACGAaggacgaggaggaggaggaggttagACCTGTGAAGGTCAGGAGAAGAATGATTGATCTTCAACTACCCGCGGATGAGTATCTCGATGATGCAGATCATGGTCCTTCTCCTCctcaagaagaagctggtgaaaaGCAGCTAGGCAATAATGCTTCTCATGATCTGAACGCTTCTTCTTTGGTTATGAAGACTCCAAACGGATTAACTGACTTGAACGAGCCTGTCCAGTGCCAAGATGATCCTAATTCTTCCAGGGATATATACTCTCTTTATGGAAAAAACATTGCGCATTCGCAACGACAGTGGTTGGAAAGGAATTCAAGTCAAAATGGATGGATGGTTCAACAAGTAG GGCATGGAAAAAACATTCCAAGAGAGAACTTATGTGTGCCTTCTTCACAGCCAGTACAAGTTCTTGCCAACCATGCATTTGGCTATCCTTCAACTGATCAGAGGAAGCTGTTATCCGGCGAATGGGAAGCAGCAGCTCGTCAAAGGAATCCTGAAGTTTCCTATGACAGCTCAAGTGTGGCATCAAATGCTCCAAGCTTGACTAACGGCTACTACCGCCCTGAGCCTAGCAGGACCTGGAGCCATTGGATTCCACCCCGGGAGAACCGAAGTAGCAGCAGCTCAGTTCAGAAATCTTTGCCGTTTCAAACGAATCCGTTCTTGGGTTTTAATGCACAACAACAAGCAAGAGCAGCAGATTCAAGTTCTGAGTTGAGAAGACGTGGTGGCGGCTTTGAAGGGGTTTACCAAGCGTTTAGTTTACCACCAAGCAACCTTAACAATGGCCCAAGAGAGGATGGTTCTTTGAAGCATCAGAGTTTTGAAAGTCTTCAAGGACCAAAAAGGCAGGAATGGTCTGCTGGATTGCCCTGGATAAAACCCAAGCCCCCTAACAAAAACGGACTAACCAACGGCGGTTTTGATTTGAATGCTGCTGCCGGTAGTGAGGCGGTTGATGGCAACAGTTTGAGGTCTTTTTCATGTTCTAACAACGCCAACTTGGGACAGGTTGAAATGGCTAATTCACTGAGTAATGGAAAGATTCTTGGATACTCAATCCCTCAGAAGCGTTCTATTAGGGAGTGCAACTCTTCCCTTAACCCTGCTTCTGTGTGTCTCAAGAAAGCAAACACTTTGGTGAATAGAAACTTCGATATCAACTTGCCATGTGACGCCTCGGCTTCTGAAGAAGTTGTTTTGGACAAGGAAGAAGGTATAAAAGCTGCCACTAACATGCACTACATTGACTTGAATTTATGTGCTACTGAGGATGAAAGTTCCGGCTTGTGTTCTAAACCAAGAGTGGAAACAAGAGCAAATACTTTAATAGATTTGGAAGCTCCTCCAACTCttgagagtgaagaagaagaagaaggggagAAGAAGAtgccagagaagagagatgaagcTGGAGAGACTCTGGATGAACTCATCAAGGGAGCTGCAGAAGCTATAGTCACCCTCTCTCTGTCTCACAACACTGATGAAGCTGCTTCCTCTACGACCGATGCAGTTGCTAACGACCCGCTCTCTTGGTTTGTGAACACGATAGATTCTTGCGGCAGTGATTTAGAGAAGAAGATTGATGCTCGTGAAGGCTGCTGCCGCGAGGAGTGTTCTTCAGGGGAGTTTGATTACTTCGAGGCAATGACTCTGAACTTACCTCTAACCAAAGAAGAAGACTACATGCCAACGCCTCTAGTCCCTGAACATCTGAAATTCGACAGGACGGATACTGTGGGAACCACGGTTAACAGGCCAAGGAGAGGACAAGCAAGACGAGGGAGACCAAGAAGGGATTTCCAAAGGGATGTTCTCCCTGGACTTGCTTCTCTGTCTAGGCTAGAAGTAACAGAAGATCTTCAAATGTTTGAGGGACTTATGAAAGCCACAGGCTACAACTGGAACTCAGGAGTGGCTAGAAGAAGCTCAAACCGAGGTGGGTCTAGCCGTGGAAGGAAACGACTGGTCAGCAACGTTGGCAGAGCTCCTGTTTGTTCTTCTTTGGAGCAGACAATAGATAACAACAATGATGTACAAATGGTGGGGGGACTTGAAGATAGGAGCCTTACAGGGTGGGGAAACGCAACTAGAAGACCAAGGAGACAAAGATGCCCTGCAGGTACTCCCCCAACTGTTGTCTTAACATAA
- the LOC108828546 gene encoding chorismate mutase 3, chloroplastic: MEAMLLKPTFYYSPILNLANSSTPVSYSACKSRFGQPRPLSLRHSSAASPIRYSRSLRVDESESLTLDSIRHSLIRQEDSIIFNLLERAQYRYNPDTYDEDAFAMEGFQGSLVEFMVRETEQLHAKVDRYKSPDEHPFFPQCLPDPILPPIQYPQVLHHCADSININKKVWNMYFRHLLPRLVNPGDDGNCGSAAVCDTMCLQILSKRIHFGKFVAEAKFLENPATYETAIREQDRTQLLRLLTYETVEEVIKKRVETKARIFGQDITTNDPEADPSYKINPSLVAKLYGERIMPLTKEVQIEYLLRRLD, translated from the exons ATGGAGGCTATGCTTCTCAAACCCACTTTTTACTATTCGCCAATCCTCAACCTCGCCAACTCTTCTACACCCGTCTCGTATTCTGCCTGTAAATCGAGATTTGGACAACCTAGGCCTCTCTCCCTCAGACACTCTTCCGCAGCTTCTCCGATCCg ATACTCGAGGAGTCTAAGGGTGGACGAGAGCGAGAGCTTGACACTTGACAGCATAAGACACTCTTTGATTCGTCAAGAGGACAGCATCATCTTCAACCTTCTCGAGCGAGCTCAGTATCGCTACAACCCTGACACATACGACGAAGATGCTTTTGCTATGGAAGGGTTTCAAGGATCTTTGGTCGAGTTTATGGTCAGAGAGACTGAACAGCTCCACGCTAAG GTGGACAGGTACAAGAGTCCAGATGAACATCCTTTCTTCCCACAGTGCTTGCCTGACCCAATCCTTCCCCCTATTCAATACCCTCAGGTTCTGCATCACTGTGCTGATTCTATAAACATCAACAAGAAGGTGTGGAACATGTACTTCAGACACCTTCTTCCCAGGTTGGTCAATCCAGGGGACGATGGTAACTGTGGTTCGGCTGCCGTCTGTGACACGATGTGTTTGCAGATACTTTCAAAGAGAATCCACTTCGGGAAGTTTGTCGCCGAGGCCAAGTTTCTTGAGAATCCAGCTACCTACGAAACTGCCATCCGTGAACAA GACCGGACACAACTGCTGAGGCTTCTGACTTACGAAACAGTTGAAGAAGTAATCAAGAAAAGAGTTGAGACCAAAGCCAGAATTTTCGGTCAAGACATAACAACCAACGATCCAGAGGCTGATCCTTCATACAAAATCAACCCTAGCTTGGTTGCTAAACTCTATGGAGAAAGAATCATGCCCCTCACTAAGGAAGTCCAAATTGAGTACTTGCTTAGGAGGCTTGATTGA